CGCCGGCGCCCTTGGACTCGACTTCGACGTGTGCCGATGCCGGTACGGCGAGAGCGAACGAGACCGCCGAGGCCACGGCGGTGACAGCGGTAACGGCGGACAGGCGGCGGGCGGAGGACCGCCCGGTCATACGGGTCACGGGTAACTCCCATGGTGGTGAAGGGTTTCGCGGCACGCGGAAGCAGGCCGCCAGGTCAGCAGACGAGAGCGGGCTCCGTCGGAGGACCTCGGCGCACCACCACGTACGCGAGCATCAGGAAGTCGTACGGAGGGGACTTCGCCCGCGCCGCGACGGGCAGCGGCGGACGGGGCGCCGGCAGGACCGTTCCCGCCGGGAGGAGCCGTACGACGAAGGAGCCGATGGCCTCACCGAGGCGTTCGCCGACGAACGAGCAGGCGGAGTCGGCACGTTGGAGACACCAGGCGACAAGGAGAGCCGCGGCGATGTGGGCCGCGGTCATCGTCACGCCGTGCCCGCCGGAGTGCCAGACGTTATGGACGTCGTGCGAACCGGCGTGGTCGCTCATCGTGTGCGGACTTCCGGCGGGCCGCCCAGGGGCACGTGAGAGCCAGAAGTGCAGGGCGAGTTGGGCCGCGCCGGTGGCCGCCATCACCGTGGGAAGCGACCTCGGCGTGCGAGAGAAGGGGAGCGTCACCAGGAGCAGCAGCCCGAAGACGACCCATGGGCTCCGACCGGGTAGAGGCTGCCCGGAGGCGAGATGGTGTCCCGTGACGGCGAGCACCGTACTCGCCACGCTGAACACCGCGCCGCGCACAGCGGCCACCGGCACGCCGCTCAGTGGACCTGACCTGAATCGTCGCGCGGCGCGGGAACGTATCGTCCGGAGCATGGCGGCCACCAGCATGACCTATCGGAGCGGCCCGCCCGGGAGAGATCCGGAATGTTCCCGGCCGTCAGGCGTCAACCCTGCTCCCGCAACTCGGCGAGATACGCGGCCAACAGTGCTCCGGTGCGGGTCAGCCAGTCGCCCAGTACGGCGATCTCGTCGGGCGAGTAGTCGGCGAAGACGTCGGCGAGGCGGCCGTCGAGGGCGGCGGGCACCCGGGTATCGCCGGGCTCTGAGCCGACCGGGCCGCGTTCGTACCGACGGTGTGGGCAACCGGCCGTTGCCTAGGGCGTGTTTTAGAAGTCCCGTCTGGCCCACGACGCCTGGCACGCGCGCTCGCTGCGTTGTCGGAGTCATCCAAGTACGTCCGGTCCATCTACGGGGCTGATCCTCCGCCTTGCGATCGCACGCACCAGACGCCGTGGGCCCCGCCCGATGGGCGGACGACGCTACTTCTCAAACACGCCCTAGCCGCCGTTGGCGGCCCCGGCCTTCCGCAGTGCCAGAGCCGCGAGCGCCGACGGGGCGCCCAACTGGCCGCGGATTCCCGGGAAGGCGTTGATGTCCACGATCAACGGGGCTCCGCCGGCGTCGATGATGTCGACGCCGTACACGTCCAGTGCGAAGACGGACCCGACCGCACGGGCGAGTCCGACCCAGCCGCCCGGCAGATCACCGAGGGCGAGCGGCAGCGTCGGCCCCCGGCCGTCGTCGTCCGCCAGCTCCGAGCGGCGGAGCGCGGCGAAGACGCGGTCGGCGATCACCCAGAGCTTCCGGTCCCAGCCGCTGTTCTCGGTGAAGGGCTGCACCACGACCGGCTCCTCCTCCCACGTGGCGCGGAGGGTACTCAGTTGGGCGCCGGTGTCGACGCGGGCGACGAGATCGTTCCGCCGACTGTGCCGGCTCTTCACGACCAGGGGGTGGGTGAGGTCAGCCCGGGTGGCGAGTTGGCGCAGCGTCGCCAGGGTCGTGGTCTTCGCGAACGGCAGGCCGGCTTCGTGCGCCAGCGCGGCCATCGCCGTACGGTCCTGGCACAGCTCGGTCGCGGCGGCCGAGTTCACCACGGTGGCGCCCCGCTCCTCCAAGGACCGGGCCAGGGCCAGCGCTTGCGGGGTTCTGGCCTTGAGCAGGTAGACGTCGGCGAGTGGGCCGGCCGACTCGCGCCCGTAGGAGAAGAGTTGATCGCCCGCCGTCGGATCGACCGGCTCAACTCGGTGGTGGGACGCCAGAAGCGCCGTCATGCCCGCCAGGAGGGGATGGTCGGGGCGGGGGGTGATCAGGCCGATCCTCATCCGGCCTCACCGGCCCTGGCCCCGGAACACGCCGCCTGCCGCTGCACCACCGTGCCGCCCGTACGGGCCAGATCGAGTATCGCCCGTGCCACTCGCGCCCTCGCGTCCGGTACCTGACGGAAGCTCGGAAAGTCGTTCACGTCGACGATCACCGGCCCGTCCGGCCCCAGCAGTATGTCCACGCCGTACAGATCGAGCCCGTGGACGGCGCCGGCCGCGGCCACGACAGCGGCGACTTCGGCGGTCAGCGGCACACGCCGCTCGAAAGCGGTCTGTCCGGGATGCAGAGGCGAGGACCGCTGGGCCGCGTACAGTTCGCCCGCGACGCTGTAGACCTTGAGATCCACGCCGGAGTTGGGCACGTACGGCTGGGCGATCAGCATCCCATCCGCCGCCAGCTCCTCCTTCATCCCGGCCAGCAGTCCCGGCGACGCGACCAGCCGCACTCCTCTGCCGGAGCTCCCGTCGGCAGGCTTCACGACGAGGGGGAAGTCGGCGTCCGGTATCTCCGCCAGTAACTCCGGGCGGGCCGCCGCGTACGTCTTCGGCACCGGCAGACCTCCGCTCCGCCCGATCGCAGCCGCCAGCGCCTTGTCCCGTACGCCCCGGACCGATCGCGCGTCGTTGACCGTCGTCAGGCCGACGGCAGCGGCGGCCTCCAGCAGGGTCAGCCCGGGACCGCCGGACACCGTCTTGAGCACCCAGGCGTCGTGACTGCCCGCCCGTACGGCGTCCGACACCCGTATCAGCGAACTGCCGGGCCGCAGCACGTCCACATGGTGCCCCCACTCCCTGAGCTGGGCGATCACCTCAACCGGCATACCGTCGTAGCGGTACTGCTCCTCCACCAAAAAGCAGAGCTTCATCGACCTTCCCCGCCCGGTGACCACCGGATAGCCGCGAGCGCCGCTGCGCACGCTCCCACAGCGAAGATCGCACAGCGGCCGATGCCGACCGCCGGGCGGGGGCCGGGAGGTGTCGGGGCGTGGTACGCCGCGGTCCGACCCGAGCCTGCCAGGTATCGCCGTCAGCCACGCATACTGCCCTGAAGGGCGAGGATGATGAGCCGACTGGACTCGGGGGGAGCGGATGCGGCCGCAGGACGTGCTCGAACAGCGTTACGAACTCGGGAAGTTGCTGGGGAGTGGCGGGTTTGGACAGGTTTGGCAGGCTTTCGATACCAGGGTGAAACGACAGGTAGCGGTCAAGATCGGCTATCCGCAGTCGGCCGAAGAAGTGCGACGTTTCGCGCTTGAGGCCCAGCTCGCGGGCAACCTCACGCACCCGCACATCGCAGCCTTGTACGACTACGGTGAGGCCCTGCACGAGGGGCGAGCTCTCATCTATCTGGTGATGGAACTGGTCTCGGGTGAGACTCTTGCCAAAGTCCTCAGCCGCGGCGTTCCGCCGCTCGCGTCCTGTCTTTCCTGGGCGAAGGACATCTGTGAAGCGCTGGGCGCCGCACACGACATGGGCGTGGTGCATCGGGACATCAAGCCGGCCAACGTGATCATCATGGATCGCGGAGGAGGCACGGCGAAGGTCCTCGACTTCGGTATCGCCAAGTACCAGGCGGACACCGGCATCACCGCTGATGGACAGGTCATCGGCTCCTGGTTGTACATGGCGCCGGAACGATGGGACAGCGGCGCCGCGGTCGACGGACGGGCCGACCTGTACGCCCTGGGGTGTGTCCTGATGGAGATGCTGACGGGACAACTCCCCTTCGCCGGACGGGGGCCCCACGAACTGTTCGCCCAGCATGTCGCCGGCACACCGCCCCGCCCCAGTTCGTTGCGCCCGGGGCTGCCCGAGGCGGCGGACCGGTTGGTCATGGACCTGCTGGCCAAGGATCCCGCTCAGCGGCCGGCAAGCGCCCAGCGGGTGGCTGACCGTCTGGCGGACATCGTCCGGCAGAGCCGGTATCCGGCCTTCGACCACACGACACCCGCCCACGACGACCCGAGCTCGCCCCCGGGTTACACCCCGACGCTCCAGCAGACCGAGGACGATGACGTACACGAACCGGGCGACCCTGTGCGCGTGGCCCTGGAGCGACGGCTCGACCGGGTCCTGGCCCACTACGCCACCAGTGACGAGGCAGAGTTCGTACGGATGCTCGATCTACTGATCCACGACCTTGGTGAGGCACTCGGAGCGGATGATCCTCTGTCCGTCGAGGCGGGCTATCAGCGCGCGATGTACTCCTGGCAGTCGGCACACGACCAGGGCGGTCTGGAGAACATGCTGCCGCGGCTGATCCGGGCGCTGGGCCCCAAGCATCGCCGCACCATTGATGTCCGGGCCGTCCTGACCGGAAACACCGCGGCTCGCGGGCATGTCGACGGCAGGCGCTACATCCCCGAACTCAGAGAGATCATCGCGCAGGCCACCCGAGTACTGGGCGCCCGCGATCCCATCACTCTGACCGCCCGGCTCGACCTCGTCGAAGCCCTGGACCGCGAATACGACGCGCACGGTCGGCCCTTGCCGAGGAACGGACCGCGCGACGACGAGCAGGCGGCCCGCCGCCGTGGCCTGCTGGAGCCACTTCTGCCCGACCTCGAGCAAGGGCTGGGCGACGACGACTCTCGCGTCGTCGAGGTGAGGCTGCGGCTGGCCCTTGACACCTACCAGGTCGGCGACTACCGCGCGGCTCTTCCCTTGTACGAACAGCTGTTACCCACCAGTCCCGCAGCCCTGGCGAAAAGCGACGTACGCCTGCGGATCCAGCACGCACACTGTGTGTGCGAAGCCGGAGAGCCCGAGCGCGCGTTGTCCCTGCTGGAAACACTGCTCAACACGCTGAGAAACAGACCTGGCAACGAGTACCAGCGGCAGGCGGCGACAGCACTCGCCCTGCGCACAGCGCTCAAGAAGCAGATCCGGCAGAACCGACGGGCCGGCAACCGCACCTGGTTTCGCCTGTGAGCTTGTCCACCTTCCCAGAAGATCCGGCTGCCGCTGTCCACGCGCGGGCACGATGATCGGACCGTCGTTGACGGCAACCGTTCGACGTGGCAGCCGAGTTGGCCGGCGAAAGCGGACGTGGAGGGGTGGCAGATGAAACGGGTACGGGGGTTCGGCGTGGCGGTGGCCGCGGGGGCGGCTCCGCATCGGCAAGTGGCCTGATCCACAGGACACGGCATGCGGGCCTCACACCCCCGCAGGATGTGAGCCTCTCACGTCGTGTCGTACCCTTCGTTGTCTTCCTTCTCCTCGCTCTCGTCGCTCTCGTCGTCCTCCTCGTTCTCCGCCTCCATGGCCTCTTCGTGTGTCCGGACGACCTCGCCGTCCCGGATCTCCCCGCGCCAGGCCTCGGG
The nucleotide sequence above comes from Streptomyces sp. NBC_01716. Encoded proteins:
- a CDS encoding ATP-grasp domain-containing protein, yielding MRIGLITPRPDHPLLAGMTALLASHHRVEPVDPTAGDQLFSYGRESAGPLADVYLLKARTPQALALARSLEERGATVVNSAAATELCQDRTAMAALAHEAGLPFAKTTTLATLRQLATRADLTHPLVVKSRHSRRNDLVARVDTGAQLSTLRATWEEEPVVVQPFTENSGWDRKLWVIADRVFAALRRSELADDDGRGPTLPLALGDLPGGWVGLARAVGSVFALDVYGVDIIDAGGAPLIVDINAFPGIRGQLGAPSALAALALRKAGAANGG
- a CDS encoding ATP-grasp domain-containing protein encodes the protein MKLCFLVEEQYRYDGMPVEVIAQLREWGHHVDVLRPGSSLIRVSDAVRAGSHDAWVLKTVSGGPGLTLLEAAAAVGLTTVNDARSVRGVRDKALAAAIGRSGGLPVPKTYAAARPELLAEIPDADFPLVVKPADGSSGRGVRLVASPGLLAGMKEELAADGMLIAQPYVPNSGVDLKVYSVAGELYAAQRSSPLHPGQTAFERRVPLTAEVAAVVAAAGAVHGLDLYGVDILLGPDGPVIVDVNDFPSFRQVPDARARVARAILDLARTGGTVVQRQAACSGARAGEAG
- a CDS encoding serine/threonine-protein kinase produces the protein MRPQDVLEQRYELGKLLGSGGFGQVWQAFDTRVKRQVAVKIGYPQSAEEVRRFALEAQLAGNLTHPHIAALYDYGEALHEGRALIYLVMELVSGETLAKVLSRGVPPLASCLSWAKDICEALGAAHDMGVVHRDIKPANVIIMDRGGGTAKVLDFGIAKYQADTGITADGQVIGSWLYMAPERWDSGAAVDGRADLYALGCVLMEMLTGQLPFAGRGPHELFAQHVAGTPPRPSSLRPGLPEAADRLVMDLLAKDPAQRPASAQRVADRLADIVRQSRYPAFDHTTPAHDDPSSPPGYTPTLQQTEDDDVHEPGDPVRVALERRLDRVLAHYATSDEAEFVRMLDLLIHDLGEALGADDPLSVEAGYQRAMYSWQSAHDQGGLENMLPRLIRALGPKHRRTIDVRAVLTGNTAARGHVDGRRYIPELREIIAQATRVLGARDPITLTARLDLVEALDREYDAHGRPLPRNGPRDDEQAARRRGLLEPLLPDLEQGLGDDDSRVVEVRLRLALDTYQVGDYRAALPLYEQLLPTSPAALAKSDVRLRIQHAHCVCEAGEPERALSLLETLLNTLRNRPGNEYQRQAATALALRTALKKQIRQNRRAGNRTWFRL